The genomic segment TTATAATGTATCATATTTAGAATACAATAGAAGTGTTATGACATATTGCATCTTAAATTTGATTTGGTTAATGAGTGACAAGGATACTCGTTAAGATAATTTTAAGAGTTAATTTTTTGACAACGGTAAAATTAATTTGAGAAAATATCTAAATGTAGGTGAATAATATatgagagtgtgtgtgtgttcatATAACAAGTAGGTGTTATTAAGTGTTTTGATGCGTAATTTGAAAGCACCTACCAGGCTATTTTacccaaaattaaaaattgTAGGCTTTGAATTAAGAATAATAACCTGGAGCGATGTACCCAATTGTTGCCAGGGTTTTTGTTTGTAGATGGCTTTCTCCATCTCCTAGGAATTTAGCAATTCCAAAGTCACTAACATGACCTACCATAGCTCCATCTAGTAAAATGTTACTAGGCTTCAAATCACAATGAATTATGGGAAATGAATACCCATAATGAAGATATTCCAACCCACGAGCCACATCAATCATGATGTCCAATCTTTGCATGATACTCAGGACATGGTGGTCAAGATGAAGCCATTTATCCAGACTTCCATTAGGCATGAATTCTAGTACCAAAGCTTTAAAGTCCGGATTAGAGCAAGCGCTAATGactttgatcaaatttctatgACGGAGGCGGCACAAGACTTCACACTCTGTGTCAAAAGTTTTCAGTATGTCATCGAGCTTCATATTAAAAACCTTTATAGCCCAAATTATCCCATTTGCAGATGCCCCTTTGTAAACTGAACCAAACGTCCCAGATCCAAGCAAGTTACTCACACTGAAACCATTTGTTATTTGTCGAAGTTCATGGTAGGATACCCTTTGATATGTTGTTTTTGGAAACAAATCAGGAGCTGCAGCCatagttttctttcttgtaaACCTCTTCATCAACAAAAGTGAAATGGCAAAGGCTAGGACAGCAGATCCTATTGGCAGCAACACAAGCAAGAGTATCTTTTTCTTTGATCTATGATAAAAATTTTGACAAGGTTGGAACCAAGGAGCACCACATAATGCTTCATTAGcaagaaaagataggattgtGAAGTTCTTAAAAGGTCCTCCTCGAGGAATTGGTCCTTGTAGTTTGTTGTAGGAAACATTCAAATACTGAAGATCCAAGAGTACCTCCAGTGAGTTAGGTATCATACCAGCTAAATTGTTGAATGACAGATCCAAATACTGCAAAGTCAACATTTTCTTCATGGAGTCTGGAATTAACCCTTGCAGTTTATTATGCTCTAAGGAGAGTTCCTGTAAATTCTGTAGCGTCCCAATTGTGCTGGGAATATCACCGGAGAACTGGTTAACTGATAGATTCAGATTGATCAGTGCCTTCATATTTCCAATTTGGGAGGACAAAGAACCATTGAGATAATTCATGGACAAATCCAGTACCAACAGATCATTAAGGCTCCATAAGCTTGTCGGTATGCTAGATGTTAGATTGTTGGAGTTTAAATAAAGATATCTCAATGAAGAAATGTTCCCCATGCAGTTCGGCACTTTGCTAGACAGTCTATTTCTTGACAACTTTAAGTATCCTAAGTTGGGGATATGGCAAAACTCACTTGGAATTGATCCATGTATTTTGTTATCTCCAAAACTTATCCGCTGAAGATTTAGTAAACCTGAGATGGAACTTGGGATTGCTCCTATCAAGCCATTCCTTGCTAAGTGTATGGAGTTCAAGTTGCTCAAGTTGCCTAGTGACCTTGGAATTTCACCTCCAATTCCACAATGAAACATATTAATTGATTCAAGAGAGTTTGAAAGATTTCCAATAGACACTGGAAGATTTCCATTCAGTAAATTTTCGCCTAGGGACAACCTTCTCAAATACCTGCAATTTCCTATAGAACTGAAGAAGGTCATACCTCCAGATAGAGTAAAATTGTTTTTTGAAAGAACTAAGAATTCTAGGAATCTTAAGCTACCAAGAGAATCAGGAATTTCACCAACAAATTTATTCCTTGTCAGGTCTAGAGTCTTCAATTTAGAGGCATTGGAGAGAGTTGGCAATATAATTCCGGTGAATTTGTTGCCCCCAAGAAGAAGCACCTCAAGGTTGGGTAAAGTAACACCTAAAGTGGAAGGAAGAATGCTTGAAAAATCATTAAGTTCTATGGATAGTAGTCTAAGAGTTGAAATGTTGAATAGCTTCTGTGGGACAGGATCTGTTAACCTATTTTCGCCTAAGTGTAATTCCTCCAACTCGTAAAGGTCACCGATCCCACGAGGTATAACACCTGATAAAAAAAACAATCAGGCAACGAGTTAAATGAGAAGAAAAACCAATTCAATCCATGAATACATACATAATATGTgcgtgtctatatatatatatatatatatatatatatatatatattggaaaAATTACAAGAACCTCTTCTAGAGATTCTGCCAATCCCTTTTAAAAGGCGGTACTTAACCGACACCCCCTCAAGCTGCCTTGCTTATTGCAATAACTTCAACAAAAATGCATGCTCTAAGTGCTTTTGCGTTAAttaattgttttcttgtttACGGTTGTTTGCTTTATCGCTGCAACGAAAAGTACAGGTTGTCTTGGTTTCATTTAGCACGAAAATTCTCAATTACGGAATCAACAGCTTCGTCGTACTGGtcatttcaaaagctatagatATATGCTTGATCTACTCCATCTACTGCTCTTGAAAGATGAATTATGTTTCCTCTTATTTCTtcgtatattttttttttactgcatCATTTCTCAGCGTCTTTTAATTGTTCCTTCAcccaacaaagaaaaagaaaaaagccagTCATGTTAGCAACAATATATAGGACTTAATGATCAAATGGACCATTTTGCGTATTTGTGGCTTTTAAGGTGACGAGGATTAGCCACTTTCTCAATTATAAAGCATTTATTGATTTAAGaatcaaatgaagtattttgaaGCGACTTACTCCCTCCGTTCTATTTTGATGGTTCTAGTTTTTTTTGacataatttaagaaaaagtagttaattttgttggaaaaaaaaaattaggttgTCTCTAAAATACGCttacattaaatagagtacaactttatattaattattcatgGAAATTTGAATTAATAGTTTGTGGGAACTTAAATTGATGGTCAAGAAAGAATCAATTCTCATTTTatatcaataagcttgaaagaataacaaaattggcttttcatatatcaatatgttttggaaaatcaaaatttactaAATGGGACAGGTTATATTCAATAACAATTTAAATTAAACAAGATAGTTTACACTAATAATAAcctacattgaataagggtatttagataaattaaaagataactatatttttcaattagaaagtAAATTATAATTTGGAacagataaaaaagaaaaatagaactatcaaagtgggataGAAGGAATATTAATTTAAGAAAGTATGTTCTACAAAAAGCACGTGTTTAGAAAAATTTCCTGAGGTTAACATACTACCCTGACCATTTGTATCCGTTAACCAACATTCAACCCTGATCCAAATGCAACAATAACTGGAGCCATTGTTGGATCCGGTTCATTAGTATGACCAACAAGGATCTAGCACCAGATCACTGCTGATCAGGCTGGATCTGAGCCCAGATTTGAAAAGACAAATATTTGAACCTTTCTAATCATGATCCAGTGACGGATTCGGCTAGAATGGCACTTGAATCTGGCACCGAACATTTGATCACTTGGTCCATAAATGTTGCTTTTCAAGTTTCACATACATGCATCACCTAAGTCCTATTTGTGCATTTCAAGACTTATTTGTATGTTTTCAAGTCTCATTCACACGTCTTTCAATATTTATTGTACATTTCCATGTTTCATTTGTACATTTCGAGTCTTATTTGTACATCTcacattttatttaaaaaactaATTCAATAATTCCCCACTTAGTTTGTAAATGAGATATCAAACTAGTACAAGTAAAATCACGCATAAAGGCAAATATGATTTGAtttaaacttttcttttagtGCAAATATATCACTACAATCTGATCAAATTAAGATGGCTTATAGCATTAAATCTTGATTTACAAATTAGACTAGATATACCACATATATAGTATTATGAACATTGatcaattcacaaaaaaaatttcgcACTTTTACCAAGCATATGTTGTGTCCTAAATTCATGATtataaacaaaaacaaattcAAACTTTTCCTAGAAGTTGCATCACTTCTATGATCATATAGGCCAGGGAAGTCATTTTGAAACTTTCTAATATAAAGTACCATGATAGATTTTAAACTTCATTTAAGAGTATAAATTCAACACACACTCAATCTTTTAATAACATTATGCACTAGTGGGTGGAATGGTACACATAAGTATTAGTATTAGTGTTCACAACCACTTGTTAACAACTTCTTGTCATCTTTTAACGTGTTCATCTATTTGTAGTGCTAGAATAAAGGTAGGGTCCGATTGTTAATGATTTTAGATGAAGAATGTCAATTCCATTTATAATGAAGTCGAGTTCACTAAATCCATTAACAAAGCCTTAGTCAATTGATCCGCAAGTTATTGGATGTTATTTTATATTCAACAGTCATGTGGCCATCTTTTGATATTTGTCCAGGGTATTTACGGCTAGATTTATCATAATACTCTTGTTCAAGGCTCTAGAGATAGTGTATAGAGATCGAGACATAGTTTGTGATTATAACTTGATATCAAGTAACAAATTCCAAAAATACTCTACATCTTTAAATATAGTATCCAAAGTTATAAATTCAGCTTTCATGGTGGAATAAGCAATGACCGGAGGTTAAACCAAGCTTAAACAATATTTCAGGTTCAACAAACTTTCAAATTTAGATTGAGCTTGGTTCGATTAGTACAAATTAGATTGTATATGTAAAAATTTCAAACCATACGAGCTTAGCTCGAGTTCAGTTCAATAAAAGTTCATTCAAGCTCGATTCCACAGAAAAATAAGctaaatttgaacaaaatttcaaattagttaaaataaccaaataagTTTGAGCACTAGATTGCTCGACTTGATTAGATCCATTTACACTTCTATTTTTGGCTGGCGATACTATCGGAGCAATAATCTTCTTGCTAAAGTATGCTAAGATTTTCTCAATCAATCAACTCCATATCTTTGCATGGAATTTCCTAGAATCTATTAAGCACTAATTACtactcttttttctctctctaattgcattttttcttgctttgttactcttctctctctctctctctcagacacacacacacacacacactaatTCATCAATTATTTCCATGAtttactcttttggattttgccTTAAATCTTTTTTAATAgactaattctttttctttaatgcacttttttattttgataattttctttaaaatattatttttgcaAATATAGCATGATTTAATTCCAAcaaatttttgttcaaaatgATTAGTGTTATGATGTCACTGTAACTCAATGCTttgatatatttaaaattttttggcaGCAacatattttattcctttgcaTTCTACTTGTTTATCATGCACTTTTGCAGTTGATCTCATTAAAAACTGTACCATCTCTTCCTCTTTTATATTCGTCATATAGGTTTTGATTTCTATCAAGTATGATATTCTCTAGTAACTAGACAAGAGAAGGTTTAATTGCGCATTATATTGTATATCCCATCCATATTGGGAAGTAAGGATACTattgcttgtttgaattaaattATGTTGTATTTGCAAAAAGAatcttttgaataaaattttaaaaataaaaaaagagcaCGTTGAACAAAAGAATTAGTatataagaaaaaattaaagccaaaatcaagttagtaaatcataaaaataataGATCAATTAATCTAATAGAGAGAGATGAAGAAGAAGTCGGTAATAATAGGGGACAGATTGAGAGACCCTAGCACTAATAAACTTATTTATAGAGAGAAAATAGAAGTAATTGGTGCGTAATGGGTCCCATGGAAATCAATGAATATACTTGATTGATTAAGGGGATTCTTAGCATTTGAGAAAGATTATTGCTCTAGCAAAAAGATTATTGCTTGGCTGCTTTCTGTCCTCTCAATTTCCCCAGAAATTAcacaaatatttatttatttatctatttctcTCTCTATCTTCTCTAACTGAATTTGTTTAAAATACTATGTATCCTTGTGTAAATTTgacttttttaatttattaaagtAATTATTTTCTTTGTCTTCGTATTCTTTCTACAAATTAGTGAATTTTTTATctgatttatatttttcttagaAAAGTTAGGATGCATTAAATTGGTTTACATGAGCAATTGCTACCCTTAGCTATCAATAGCTTAAGAAttctttttccatgattttaTTGAGATAACTTAGAAATGCCACTTGTTTATGCCAATAAGTGAATATGACCCTTAACCTAATCATTTTTTTGAGGTTATGGTTAGATTTCAAAACCTTGATTTAATCAACATATGATAGCATaagtaaatatcaaaagtatcTGGTTGTTACCTGTCAGATTAGCAAACTCTATGCCTAGCCGCTGCAAATTAGTAAGATTGCCAATATCTGCTGGGATTTGACCTGCAGACAAGATTCATGATATTTACATAATTGCCTGAAAAAGTGTATATGTATACATGCAAGTAATTGTTTTAAGAAACACATCTTAGGCTACCGAAAAGGGTACTAGGTAGTttgcaaaataaaatgatttAAATGTGTTCCCGGAATAATTCAAGTTCtatttatgtatataattaaGAAAACGGGGAAGTAATTATGGACTGTTTTGATTGTTGAAAACAACTTAGAACTTTCATATATTTTagttaatgaagcttaattccAAGATAAATTTTGGTCAGGCCGGTTCACCAATGACATCCATgcattttcttgtatttttctggGCCATCTTGGCTAGGAACCATCACAGCTATAGTGATCGTCCCAAGCTGTGGTCTATCTTCTTGTTTTTACATCGTGTGAGAGTTATGGAGATCATATTTCTATAAAACATGACGTAACATATGTATAACGACAAATCCGACAGCCCATAATGTAACATATATCTAACGACAAATCCTGTAGTCCATATAAAGGAAATGGGTCAATTACACATTATTTTCCTTTGATTTAGTACTTTTCACTTGTACGTAAAGTTGTTATAGTTTGGATTAAAATGTCATGGTGATGGATCTCTCCTTTGTAACAGAACTGGTTAAAATATCGAAAGTAACTCAATGTGAAGATGGAAATTACTTGTTAATCACAAGGAGTCATTTGTAGATTTTGAAATCCATAGAAAAGAAAAGTCATATGGAAAAGCGCTAAATGATGGTAAGCTAAACTGCAATACATACTAAACTTGTATATGTTGGCCATTTCagtaattttagtttttaaacaaaTGTAACCTTTACATTTAAGCTAGTTTCTTTAAGTGACAGTTTTTGTCACTTTGACATTTTCATTCAAATCATAAAGGGGGTtacatattttttgaaatcaTAAGAGAGTTCTAGTGAAAAACGCTAATTGACGATAAGGTAAAGCGTAATTTTTCCAAAGGAAATTGTAACTCAAGATAATGGAATTACTACCTAAATCGTACCTTGAATATCGTTTCCGCCTAGATACAACACCCTTAGTGTAGTTAGATTCCAAATCTGTCGTGGCATATTTCCTGCCAGATTATTGTATGACAAGGACAAGATTTGAAGCCTTGGACAACCTCCAATACCAGCCAGAACCGCGCCGCTAAACTCGTTCCGTGACAAATAAAGCCCTTGGAGTCGTGGTAGATGATGGCAGATACTAGCCGGAAGGTAACCGGATAAAGTATTATTCGTAAAAATTAATATCTGCAATGAGGAGAGGTTAAATAAAGACTGAGGCAAAGGGCCTCCAAGTTTATTATGTCCCATGTCAAGGGCCTCCAAGTTCTGTAAAGCACTCCAGTCTTGAGGCAGATTTCCAGTTATGAGGTTCCGACCCAACCTGATGGTCTCTAACATTGTTGCATTAGAGAGCGTTGGT from the Coffea arabica cultivar ET-39 chromosome 11e, Coffea Arabica ET-39 HiFi, whole genome shotgun sequence genome contains:
- the LOC113718306 gene encoding uncharacterized protein; the encoded protein is MAIQVHVHIPERKVNMEKTNLLFLVASVASLSTASSSTTSVLAHNNTLDHDLDALLAFKSTISDPQNFLPINWSTSTSVCNWIGITCNRRHQRVAAIHLPKMGLVGNIPPQLGNLSFLVWLNLQNNSFHGNLPTQLVHLRRLKYINLAFNGFDGEFPSWLGALSRLRFLSLHSNRISGSLPPTLSNATMLETIRLGRNLITGNLPQDWSALQNLEALDMGHNKLGGPLPQSLFNLSSLQILIFTNNTLSGYLPASICHHLPRLQGLYLSRNEFSGAVLAGIGGCPRLQILSLSYNNLAGNMPRQIWNLTTLRVLYLGGNDIQGQIPADIGNLTNLQRLGIEFANLTGVIPRGIGDLYELEELHLGENRLTDPVPQKLFNISTLRLLSIELNDFSSILPSTLGVTLPNLEVLLLGGNKFTGIILPTLSNASKLKTLDLTRNKFVGEIPDSLGSLRFLEFLVLSKNNFTLSGGMTFFSSIGNCRYLRRLSLGENLLNGNLPVSIGNLSNSLESINMFHCGIGGEIPRSLGNLSNLNSIHLARNGLIGAIPSSISGLLNLQRISFGDNKIHGSIPSEFCHIPNLGYLKLSRNRLSSKVPNCMGNISSLRYLYLNSNNLTSSIPTSLWSLNDLLVLDLSMNYLNGSLSSQIGNMKALINLNLSVNQFSGDIPSTIGTLQNLQELSLEHNKLQGLIPDSMKKMLTLQYLDLSFNNLAGMIPNSLEVLLDLQYLNVSYNKLQGPIPRGGPFKNFTILSFLANEALCGAPWFQPCQNFYHRSKKKILLLVLLPIGSAVLAFAISLLLMKRFTRKKTMAAAPDLFPKTTYQRVSYHELRQITNGFSVSNLLGSGTFGSVYKGASANGIIWAIKVFNMKLDDILKTFDTECEVLCRLRHRNLIKVISACSNPDFKALVLEFMPNGSLDKWLHLDHHVLSIMQRLDIMIDVARGLEYLHYGYSFPIIHCDLKPSNILLDGAMVGHVSDFGIAKFLGDGESHLQTKTLATIGYIAPEYGLEGLVSTRCDVYSFGITMIEAFTGKRPKDEMFTEELSIRCWILESLPSSVDQVVDVKLLHPEEEQTNMDMACVSSILQLALSCSSDVPENRINIKDALTTLENIKTQFLQRN